Proteins encoded by one window of Martelella endophytica:
- a CDS encoding 5-formyltetrahydrofolate cyclo-ligase → MSIDAHKSAVRERVWSELRKVAVPDSRFHYDFGEFIADFEGGEAAVERLVDHPYYQSARYIFITPDNCLDRLRLKALQDGKTVLMTTYSIKRGFWLLDPAEIPEEIYLYASTLDGMERVGKPLTLAEIETMPMVDYMVTGTGAINTEGIRFGKGHGFFDAEWGMLYKLGRITADTPAAAVVHDCQVLEEELTPDVYDTVADVIFTPTRTIAVDNPHKPTCGILWDRLDPHMLATIPPLQELKAMEEGVA, encoded by the coding sequence ATGTCGATTGATGCCCACAAATCCGCCGTTCGCGAACGCGTCTGGAGCGAATTGCGCAAGGTTGCCGTGCCGGACAGCCGCTTTCACTATGATTTTGGCGAATTCATCGCCGATTTCGAAGGCGGCGAGGCGGCCGTCGAGCGGCTTGTGGACCATCCCTATTACCAGAGCGCCCGCTACATCTTCATCACCCCGGATAACTGCCTCGATCGGCTGCGCCTGAAGGCGCTGCAGGACGGCAAGACTGTGCTGATGACCACCTATTCGATCAAGCGTGGTTTCTGGCTGCTCGACCCGGCCGAAATCCCCGAGGAGATCTATCTCTACGCCTCGACGCTGGACGGGATGGAGCGCGTCGGCAAACCGCTGACGCTGGCCGAGATCGAAACCATGCCGATGGTCGACTACATGGTCACCGGCACGGGGGCGATCAACACCGAAGGCATCCGCTTCGGCAAGGGCCACGGCTTCTTCGATGCCGAATGGGGTATGCTCTACAAGCTCGGCCGCATTACAGCCGACACCCCGGCCGCCGCGGTCGTCCACGACTGCCAGGTGCTGGAGGAAGAACTGACGCCGGACGTCTACGACACCGTTGCCGACGTGATCTTCACACCGACCCGCACGATTGCCGTCGACAACCCGCACAAACCCACCTGCGGCATCCTGTGGGACCGCCTCGACCCGCATATGCTGGCAACGATCCCGCCGCTGCAGGAACTGAAGGCGATGGAGGAAGGCGTGGCCTGA
- a CDS encoding ABC transporter permease, with the protein MATEAVATPAAAKDAPGFFTRHRTAIINWVVLIIVWEIVGRLKLVAGGALPAPSGVLHRFWLDRADYPAHILATLQGAGAGFVIGNLIAVAAGILFALYPLFARLSRGVNVALFALPPIAISPILVLTFSGMAPRIILAAIGCYFVTMSATVTGISQTDARSIDIVKAYGGHRWQVLRYAQFQSAIPSILAGLRIAAPNAVLGSILAEFGGGGRFGLGAYLIGSLGRGDPERLWGIGLSATLIAGLAYGLFSLLAKKLTGRSMAVTVPASPPRLAHDTNVWRETVIIATAIVLPFLLWWLVLWLMGTPAMIAKTPPDLFKYLFLEPMSGQRLATLGTALAQTLPMTVLGMALGLGFAFLLALGAVLYPAIVRGFMPVALVTQTMPLVALTPLLVLMLGRGHAVILWITISVTFFPAFVTMAQGLSMVPRAAIDVPKAYGAGPFKQLRLVSIPASLPFLFAATRLAVPRALLGVMIAEWLATGKGLGNLLNQSRGYLDYGMIWAVAVASVLLSVIFYQLVVFIEGRVFTRRGMAPAQ; encoded by the coding sequence ATGGCCACTGAGGCGGTCGCCACCCCCGCTGCAGCCAAGGATGCGCCCGGCTTCTTCACCCGGCACCGCACCGCGATCATCAACTGGGTGGTGCTCATCATCGTCTGGGAAATCGTCGGGCGGCTGAAGCTTGTCGCCGGCGGCGCGCTGCCCGCGCCTTCCGGGGTTCTCCACCGCTTCTGGCTCGACCGGGCCGACTATCCGGCCCACATCCTGGCGACGCTTCAGGGCGCCGGCGCCGGCTTCGTCATCGGCAACCTGATCGCCGTTGCCGCCGGCATCCTGTTCGCCCTCTATCCGCTTTTCGCGAGGCTCTCGCGCGGGGTCAACGTGGCGCTGTTCGCGCTGCCGCCGATCGCGATCTCGCCGATCCTGGTTCTGACCTTCTCCGGCATGGCGCCGCGCATCATCCTGGCGGCGATCGGCTGCTATTTCGTGACGATGAGCGCCACCGTCACCGGCATCTCACAAACCGATGCCCGCAGTATCGATATCGTCAAAGCCTATGGCGGACATCGGTGGCAGGTGCTGCGCTATGCCCAGTTTCAAAGCGCCATCCCCTCGATCCTCGCAGGTCTTCGGATCGCAGCGCCGAACGCCGTGCTCGGCTCGATCCTTGCCGAATTCGGCGGCGGCGGCCGGTTCGGGCTCGGTGCCTATCTGATCGGCTCGCTCGGACGCGGTGACCCGGAGCGGCTCTGGGGCATCGGTCTTTCTGCCACCCTGATTGCCGGCCTTGCCTACGGTCTGTTCTCGCTGCTGGCGAAAAAGCTCACCGGCCGGTCCATGGCCGTCACCGTGCCGGCAAGTCCGCCGCGACTTGCCCATGACACCAATGTCTGGCGCGAAACCGTCATCATCGCCACCGCCATCGTGCTGCCCTTCCTGCTCTGGTGGCTGGTGCTCTGGCTGATGGGTACGCCGGCGATGATCGCCAAGACGCCGCCGGACCTGTTCAAATATCTGTTTCTCGAACCGATGAGCGGCCAGCGGCTCGCAACGCTTGGCACCGCGCTCGCCCAGACCCTGCCGATGACCGTGCTCGGCATGGCGCTTGGCCTCGGCTTCGCCTTTCTGCTGGCACTCGGCGCGGTGCTCTATCCGGCGATCGTGCGCGGCTTCATGCCCGTTGCGCTGGTAACGCAGACCATGCCGCTGGTGGCGCTGACGCCGCTGCTGGTGCTGATGCTCGGCCGCGGCCACGCGGTCATCCTGTGGATCACGATCTCGGTGACCTTCTTCCCGGCCTTCGTCACCATGGCGCAGGGGCTTTCCATGGTGCCGCGCGCCGCGATCGACGTGCCGAAGGCCTATGGCGCGGGGCCGTTCAAGCAGCTCCGGCTGGTTTCGATCCCCGCCTCGCTGCCCTTCCTGTTTGCCGCAACGCGGCTTGCCGTGCCGCGCGCGCTGCTCGGCGTGATGATCGCGGAATGGCTGGCGACCGGCAAGGGGCTCGGCAACCTCCTCAACCAGTCGCGCGGCTATCTCGACTACGGAATGATCTGGGCGGTGGCCGTCGCCTCGGTCCTGCTCTCCGTCATTTTCTATCAGCTTGTCGTCTTCATCGAGGGACGGGTGTTCACCAGACGCGGCATGGCGCCGGCGCAATAA
- a CDS encoding ABC transporter ATP-binding protein, which translates to MHSEAGILVDHVSRTFSARGAEVRALDDVSLDCPPGSFTALIGPSGCGKSTMLRLALGLDSPNDGRIFVDGVAPFDAAKGGATGVAFQDAALMPWRNVEDNIMLPLDVLGRKRANYREKVAELIALVGLAGFEKALPGELSGGMRQRCAIARALVTTPRVLFLDEPFGALDQILRRQMNTELQRIWMESGATTLLVTHGIDEAIFLADRVVVMQSRPGRIGRIVDIPFARPRKPELFADPAFHRLESEIAEALDGH; encoded by the coding sequence ATGCATTCGGAAGCCGGCATTCTCGTCGATCACGTGTCGCGGACCTTTTCGGCCCGCGGCGCGGAGGTCCGTGCGCTTGACGACGTCTCGCTCGACTGTCCGCCGGGCTCGTTCACAGCGCTGATCGGGCCGTCGGGATGCGGAAAATCGACGATGCTGCGCCTCGCCCTCGGGCTCGACAGCCCGAATGACGGCCGCATTTTCGTCGATGGTGTCGCCCCCTTCGATGCGGCGAAGGGCGGCGCCACCGGCGTCGCGTTCCAGGACGCGGCGCTGATGCCGTGGCGTAACGTCGAGGACAACATCATGCTGCCGCTCGACGTGCTCGGCCGCAAGCGCGCGAACTACCGCGAAAAGGTGGCCGAACTGATCGCGCTCGTCGGCCTTGCCGGCTTCGAAAAGGCGCTGCCGGGGGAACTCTCAGGCGGCATGCGCCAGCGCTGCGCCATCGCCCGGGCGCTGGTGACGACCCCGCGTGTGCTCTTCCTCGACGAGCCCTTCGGCGCGCTCGACCAGATTCTCAGACGACAGATGAATACCGAGTTGCAGCGCATCTGGATGGAAAGCGGCGCGACCACGCTGCTCGTCACCCACGGCATCGACGAAGCGATCTTCCTCGCCGACCGGGTCGTGGTGATGCAGAGCCGGCCGGGGCGCATCGGCCGGATCGTCGACATTCCCTTCGCTCGGCCGCGCAAGCCCGAACTCTTCGCCGACCCCGCCTTCCATCGTCTCGAAAGCGAAATCGCGGAGGCGCTTGATGGCCACTGA
- a CDS encoding ABC transporter substrate-binding protein: MPFTLPRRHFLSLMGASATLPLMSRYASAATPFTFQASWINDAEFTGYFVAAEKGWYGDEDLDLTYLSGGPDVIPESTLIAGKADLTLTTPDTTIKAIAEQGAPFKIIGAQYQKNPLGVVSLAKNPINEPKDLIGKTLAVPPVNVISVEAMLKISGVDRDKVNIVPYAYDPTPLIKGEIDASVDFTTNVPYTIQQAGEEAVSFLLYDYGYTIFNDTVVVTEDTLKEKRKDIVAFLKASRKGWDENLKDPAVYPPAFADTFFKGTGRSIENEVYFNTAQKPLIENTAGIFAMSEESIAANIEALAAVGITAKPEYFDTSVLEEL; encoded by the coding sequence ATGCCCTTCACCCTGCCCCGCCGTCACTTCCTCAGCCTGATGGGCGCCAGCGCCACATTGCCGCTGATGTCGCGATACGCTTCCGCTGCCACGCCGTTTACCTTCCAGGCGTCCTGGATCAACGATGCCGAGTTCACCGGCTATTTCGTTGCCGCCGAAAAGGGCTGGTACGGCGATGAAGACCTCGACCTCACCTATCTCTCCGGCGGCCCGGACGTCATCCCGGAAAGCACGCTGATCGCCGGAAAGGCCGACCTGACGCTGACCACGCCCGACACCACGATCAAGGCGATCGCCGAACAGGGTGCCCCGTTCAAGATCATCGGCGCCCAGTACCAGAAGAACCCGCTCGGCGTCGTCTCGCTCGCCAAGAACCCGATCAACGAGCCGAAGGACCTGATCGGCAAGACGCTCGCCGTGCCGCCGGTCAACGTGATCTCGGTCGAGGCAATGCTGAAGATCTCCGGCGTCGACCGCGACAAGGTCAACATCGTGCCCTACGCCTACGATCCGACGCCGCTGATCAAGGGCGAGATCGACGCCTCCGTCGATTTCACCACCAACGTGCCCTACACCATCCAGCAGGCCGGCGAGGAAGCCGTCTCCTTCCTGCTCTACGATTACGGCTATACCATCTTCAACGACACCGTCGTCGTCACGGAAGACACGCTGAAGGAAAAGCGCAAGGACATCGTCGCCTTCCTGAAGGCAAGCCGCAAGGGCTGGGACGAAAACCTCAAGGATCCCGCCGTCTATCCGCCAGCGTTCGCCGACACTTTCTTCAAGGGCACTGGTCGCTCGATCGAGAACGAGGTCTACTTCAACACCGCCCAGAAGCCGCTGATCGAAAACACCGCCGGCATCTTCGCCATGAGCGAGGAGTCGATCGCCGCCAATATCGAGGCGCTCGCCGCCGTCGGCATCACCGCCAAGCCCGAATACTTCGACACCAGCGTTCTGGAAGAGCTCTGA
- a CDS encoding 5-formyltetrahydrofolate cyclo-ligase translates to MQQPVNRQRIWEKMKEVAVPDTRLHLDFSEFIPDFKGSAQATARIIGERSIWHSGLAFVTPDNSTTEFRQCMIEAGIPFVMASYNMRRGFLYLAPGSVPKGAERYASWLDGMEHFAKPITLAELADLGKFDVLVTGASAVSTDGLRFGKGHFFLDLEWAMFTDMGLMQETTPVAAIVHDYQVVEDRLSVGETEFAIDLIATPTRMIRVDRSAKRPRGVRWDRITPREIEEIPSLRELARLRGIA, encoded by the coding sequence GTGCAACAGCCCGTCAACCGACAGCGCATCTGGGAGAAGATGAAGGAAGTGGCCGTACCGGACACGCGGCTGCACCTCGATTTTTCCGAGTTCATTCCGGACTTCAAGGGTTCGGCACAGGCGACCGCGCGCATCATCGGCGAGCGCAGCATCTGGCATAGCGGCCTTGCCTTCGTCACGCCGGACAATTCCACCACCGAATTCCGCCAGTGCATGATCGAGGCCGGCATTCCCTTCGTCATGGCGAGCTACAACATGCGGCGCGGCTTTCTCTACCTTGCGCCCGGCAGCGTGCCGAAGGGTGCGGAGCGCTACGCCTCCTGGCTCGACGGCATGGAGCATTTCGCCAAACCCATAACGCTTGCCGAACTCGCCGATCTCGGCAAGTTCGACGTGCTCGTCACCGGGGCTTCGGCCGTTTCGACCGATGGGCTGCGCTTCGGCAAGGGCCATTTCTTCCTCGACCTCGAATGGGCAATGTTCACCGATATGGGTCTGATGCAAGAGACCACGCCGGTCGCCGCGATCGTCCATGACTACCAGGTGGTCGAGGATCGGCTGAGCGTCGGCGAGACCGAATTCGCCATCGACCTGATCGCAACACCCACGCGCATGATCCGCGTCGATCGCAGCGCGAAACGCCCCCGCGGTGTGCGCTGGGATCGGATAACGCCGCGTGAGATCGAAGAGATACCGTCGCTGCGCGAACTCGCCCGGCTGCGCGGAATTGCATGA